One Peromyscus leucopus breed LL Stock chromosome 20, UCI_PerLeu_2.1, whole genome shotgun sequence genomic region harbors:
- the LOC114694310 gene encoding cytochrome P450 2D28-like, which translates to MELLTGYGLGSVAIFTVLFILLVDLMHRRQRWTSRYPPGPVPLPVLGNLLQLDFNDIANSMYKLQQRYGDVFSLQMAWKPVVVINGLKAMREVLVKNGEFTADRPPMPFFQYLSAGPKAKGVILAPYGPEWREQRKFSVSTMRNFGLGKKSLEQWVTDEAGHLRDAFADQAGRPFNPNAILDKATCNVISSLIFARRFEYEDPYLIRMLELLKGGLTDVFGFIPQVLNMFPILLRIPGLADKVFQGQKNLAAMLGDLLTEHRKTQDPEQPPRDLTDAFLAEVEKAKGNPESSFNDENLRVVVSELFAAGIVSTSTTLSWALLLMILYPDVQSRVQQEIDEVIGQARSPEMADQARMPFTNAVIHEVQRFADIGQLNLPCITSRDIEVQGFLIPKGTTLIPNLSSVLKDETVWEKPLQFHPEHFLDAQGRFVKHEAFMPFSAGRRACLGEPLARMELFLFFTCLLQRFSFSVPDGQPRPSYQRVVGVLTTPSPYELCAVTR; encoded by the exons atggagctgctgACTGGGTATGGCCTGGGGTCTGTGGCTATATTCACAGTCCTCTTCATATTACTGGTGGATCTGATGCACCGGCGCCAGCGCTGGACTTCTCGCTACCCACCAGGCCCTGTGCCCTTGCCTGTGCTGGGCAACCTGCTGCAGTTGGACTTCAACGACATTGCAAACAGCATGTACAAG CTTCAACAACGCTATGGTGACGTGTTCAGCCTGCAGATGGCCTGGAAGCCCGTGGTTGTGATCAATGGACTGAAGGCTATGAGGGAAGTACTGGTGAAAAATGGAGAGTTCACTGCAGACCGCCCCCCAATGCCCTTCTTTCAATACTTGAGCGCTGGTCCAAAAGCTAAAG GAGTGATCCTTGCACCTTACGGACCCGAGTGGCGAGAGCAGCGAAAATTCTCTGTGTCCACCATGCGAAACTTTGGCCTGGGCAAGAAATCCCTGGAGCAGTGGGTGACAGACGAGGCTGGCCACCTCCGTGATGCCTTTGCCGACCAGGCTG GGCGGCCCTTCAATCCCAACGCCATCCTAGACAAAGCTACGTGCAATGTGATCTCGTCTCTCATTTTTGCTCGTCGCTTTGAATATGAAGACCCTTACCTCATCAGGATGCTGGAACTGCTGAAAGGCGGCTTGACTGACGTCTTTGGCTTCATTCCTCAG GTTCTTAACATGTTCCCAATCCTCCTGCGCATCCCAGGACTGGCTGACAAGGTCTTCCAGGGacagaagaacttggcagcaATGCTGGGTGATCTGTTGACTGAGCACAGGAAGACCCAGGACCCTGAACAGCCACCCCGAGACCTGACCGATGCCTTCCTGGCAGAGGTGGAGAAG GCCAAGGGGAACCCTGAGAGCAGCTTCAATGATGAGAACCTGCGCGTAGTGGTGTCTGAACTGTTTGCTGCAGGAATAGTGTCCACCTCAACCACACTGTCCTGGGCCCTGCTGCTCATGATCCTGTATCCAGATGTGCAGA GCCGCGTGCAACAGGAGATCGATGAGGTCATAGGACAGGCCAGAAGCCCAGAGATGGCAGACCAGGCCCGTATGCCCTTCACCAATGCTGTCATTCATGAGGTGCAGCGCTTTGCGGACATCGGCCAGTTGAATTTGCCATGCATCACATCCCGTGACATTGAAGTCCAGGGCTTCCTCATCCCCAAG GGAACGACCCTCATCCCCAACCTGTCCTCCGTGCTGAAGGATGAGACTGTCTGGGAGAAGCCCCTCCAGTTCCATCCTGAACACTTCCTGGATGCCCAGGGCCGCTTTGTGAAGCATGAGGCCTTCATGCCATTCTCAGCAG gCCGCAGAGCATGCCTGGGGGAGCCTCTGGCCCGCATGgagctcttcctcttcttcacctgCCTCCTGCAGCGCTTTAGCTTCTCGGTGCCTGATGGACAGCCCCGGCCCAGCTACCAGAGAGTTGTTGGTGTTCTGACAACTCCCTCCCCCTACGAGCTCTGTGCAGTCACTCGCTAG